The following coding sequences are from one Diprion similis isolate iyDipSimi1 chromosome 9, iyDipSimi1.1, whole genome shotgun sequence window:
- the LOC124410672 gene encoding uncharacterized protein LOC124410672 — protein sequence MVPPPKGVNEEVVKEVFNSATGFVRVDAPIFHKNTYFQCSNAGTSSAAPTLDTPYPRPVSRSCTVQKLDGVIPSEKLFSAENMKIQNPAVQNDPNVPKNRLKTSPQIIPQESSDVFRGFPPSEIFSTQSHVQSIKNFYRPSASYTFPALSSGQGFVNFAGQIVAKNSGQIQQSLGTGLVGPTYRPKWFQNPYLVQKNSYPVPQYQDFYLKTVNNQYVKVPAAKVNNFPQTSINTSQASYQAMYNNAQDYLRNRSNTVTSGLLEKVQRHRSLQEEAIKTMVTKCESSKNGTVGSLAPQVFDGGDNLPNAECRSVDDSGTVTSNQEEKIVPKKTTIGIISKSRNSTGKINSSNYSNTSLEATDGSNYLLDTGNGKVFAEDYAGADNPAANQDSFEQFAKEVRMRQRAIQEDIYKMDVVHGDFLAEEGIGDKEDASSIKSDILTASVELRNSCKKFLDRAKSGESVG from the exons ATGGTACCACCGCCCAAGGGAGTCAACGAAGAAGTTGTCAAGGAAGTATTCAACAGCGCAACCGGATTCGTTCGCGTCGATGCTccaatatttcataaaaa CACCTATTTCCAGTGCAGTAATGCAGGCACGAGTTCAGCTGCACCAACCCTTGACACTCCTTATCCCAGGCCTGTGTCTCGGTCCTGCACCGTCCAAAAACTCGACGGTGTAATTCCTTCGGAGAAACTATTTTCCgccgaaaatatgaaaatccaAAATCCCGCGGTCCAAAATGATCCTAACGTTCCAAAAAACAGACTGAAAACGTCTCCCCAG ATAATACCTCAAGAATCTTCGGACGTTTTTCGCGGTTTTCCACCGAGCGAAATATTCAGCACCCAAAGTCACGTGCAGAGTATAAAAAACTTCTACAGACCGTCAGCGAGCTACACTTTTCCCGCTCTTTCATCCGGACAAGGTTTTGTCAACTTTGCGGGTCAAATTGTCGCTAAAAATTCAGGCCAAATTCAGCAGTCCCTCGGTACGGGGCTGGTGGGCCCTACGTATAGACCAAAATGGTTCCAAAACCCATATTTGGTACAGAAAAATAGCTACCCCGTTCCGCAGTATCAGGACTTCTACTTGAAGACCGTGAACAATCAGTACGTAAAAGTGCCCGCCGCGAAGGTGAACAATTTTCCCCAAACGAGCATAAACACTTCGCAGGCTTCTTATCAG GCTATGTACAACAACGCCCAGGACTACTTGAGGAACAGGAGTAATACCGTGACTAGCGGTTTGCTGGAGAAGGTACAGCGGCATCGAAGTCTTCAGGAAGAAGCCATTAAAACTATGGTTACGAAGTGCGAATCATCGAAAAACGGGACAGTTGGTTCGCTGGCCCCTCAAGTTTTCGACGGTGGCGATAATCTTCCGAATGCGGAGTGTCGCTCGGTTGATGACTCCGGCACTGTCACCTCAAATcaggaggaaaaaattgttccgAAAAAGACCACTATTGGTATTATTTCGAAGAGCAGAAATTCAACGGGAAAAATAAACAGTTCAAATTATTCCAATACGTCACTGGAAGCTACAGATGGGAGCAATTACTTGTTAGATACTGGCAATGGCAAAGTTTTTGCGGAGGATTACGCCGGTGCAGATAATCCAGCCGCGAATCAGGACAGCTTTGAACAATTTGCTAAAGAAGTCAGAATGAGACAGCGCGCTATACAAgaagatatatataaaatggACGTTGTTCACGGCGATTTCCTCGCTGAAGAAGGAATCGGCGATAAGGAAGACGCCAGC TCGATCAAATCGGATATTCTGACAGCAAGTGTGGAGCTCAGAAACAGTTGTAAGAAGTTTTTAGACCGAGCAAAATCGGGTGAATCTGTTGG TTAA
- the LOC124410665 gene encoding uncharacterized protein LOC124410665 isoform X2 — protein MIGNQLRSAVALFTILTIVAGKPPPPPGAPWAKFVTKPAFVRSLGPPSVPGVGTMSIPFIPKPSLFPKFVDPRIMIAKKTDMLSNMFGGLGPTMGPFPGFGLGPYAGYGLGPYGTGPTGMYGPEDMNMKGNTDLDSTSDGTIENDLPILYASGFGEGGEFSPNMKYPESLNGLPTGELSNIKRGLFGPMGPKSPFLGPFGPVSAQPAPSGDATAYTDASSSFMKRGFPGPNSVKNGEPSSSATEPPPPYSSMHVIPEEISETDEKEDTKESPLNKIFSGGKDSKTSKDLTKRMVADGSVPKEYLPGMYGPMSPFFGPPGAAFGPGAFMSKKSMFLDTLFKNLATSTVSPVTDVPVTKSTIVPPGFWFPETVVPDPASYDAKVATFLDKLFDSLNLNASTATGDSPYETSMSPGFPGAKTRSLPYGYSAAGSPQYTRSLASTDHEAVMTAKDQIVSSIIGELSVLKDDMVATFNDLIAYQKNASTSLPGSKPFKAFAPPFWPGPTAVTDIGTLPYKRRMIILEQVFDMLTELQMNITATVNEAMKSSYEEPEPATTPKPEDGSLSLAVLDAIQAKLNELDTISSTKLTPKGYSSKFSRALPASPTSFWVTYPGSDQARRNSLDEQDTPRRTEQGIDDYTVDTDAFIPGKDSRGIKMQMHQGYQSLPPGTIESIQAGGGSVPGHEGGGVKFLNGQSGGQVYQNYPAKWQDWSNNMEKEYQNNRHHHHFHR, from the exons ATGATCGGGAACCAACTACGATCGGCTGTTGCTTTATTCACAATCCTCACCATAGTCGCGGGTAAACCACCCCCGCCACCTGGAGCACCATGGGCCAAGTTTGTTACCAAGCCCG cTTTTGTCCGATCTTTGGGACCTCCCTCGGTGCCAGGGGTTGGAACCATGTCGATCCCGTTCATCCCGAAACCGTCGCTATTTCCAAAATTCGTAGATCCGCGTATAATGATCGCAAAAAAAACAGACATGTTGAGTAACATGTTCGGAGGATTGGGACCGACTATgggaccgtttccggggttcGGTTTAGGCCCTTATGCGGGGTACGGTTTGGGCCCGTACGGTACAGGCCCCACCGGTATGTACGGACCTGAAGACATGAACATGAAGGGAAATACAGACCTGGATTCTACATCGGACGGAACGATAGAGAACGATTTGCCAATTTTGTACGCGTCCGGTTTTGGCGAAGGTGGAGAATTCAGCCCGAATATGAAATATCCCGAAAGTCTTAACGGATTACCAACCGGAGAATTGAGCAACATAAAACGCGGGCTGTTCGGACCCATGGGCCCCAAGTCACCATTTCTTGGACCTTTTGGCCCAGTTTCCGCACAGCCTGCTCCTTCAGGCGATGCCACAGCTTATACAGACGCTAGCTCATCATTCATGAAACGAGGATTTCCGGGTCCAAATTCAGTCAAAAACGGGGAACCCTCGAGCAGCGCAACAGAGCCACCACCCCCATATTCGAGCATGCACGTAATACCAGAAGAAATTTCCGAAAcggatgaaaaagaagatacCAAGGAATCTCCCTTGAACAAAATCTTCTCCGGCGGAAAGGACTCAAAAACGTCGAAAGATCTCACCAAGCGGATGGTTGCTGACGGTTCAGTCCCGAAGGAGTATCTACCAGGGATGTACGGACCCATGAGTCCGTTTTTCGGGCCACCGGGTGCCGCCTTCGGCCCGGGCGCGTTCATGAGCAAAAAATCCATGTTCCTAGACACCCTCTTCAAGAATTTGGCAACCAGTACAGTGTCACCGGTGACGGACGTCCCGGTGACAAAAAGCACGATAGTTCCGCCAGGATTTTGGTTTCCAGAAACTGTGGTCCCCGATCCCGCTTCGTACGACGCGAAGGTAGCTACTTTCCTGGATAAACTGTTTGACTCCCTGAATCTGAACGCTTCTACAGCAACCGGTGATTCCCCTTACGAAACATCGATGTCACCGGGATTCCCAGGCGCGAAAACACGATCTTTACCTTACGGTTACTCAGCGGCCGGCTCTCCCCAGTACACTCGTTCCTTGGCTTCTACAGACCACGAAGCAGTGATGACGGCGAAAGACCAAATCGTCAGTTCCATCATCGGAGAGCTGAGCGTGCTGAAGGACGACATGGTCGCGACGTTCAACGATTTGATAGCATACCAGAAAAATGCTTCGACATCGCTTCCCGGTTCCAAACCGTTCAAAGCGTTTGCTCCACCGTTTTGGCCCGGTCCAACAGCAGTCACAGATATCGGAACCCTGCCTTATAAGCGGAGAATGATAATCCTGGAACAGGTTTTCGACATGCTGACGGAGCTACAAATGAACATTACAGCGACTGTTAACGAAGCGATGAAATCCAGCTACGAAGAACCGGAACCCGCGACGACGCCTAAGCCGGAGGATGGAAGTTTGAGCTTGGCCGTTCTGGACGCAATTCAAGCGAAGTTAAATGAATTGGATACAATTTCGTCGACCAAACTAACGCCGAAAGgatattcttcaaaattttccagagCTCTACCCGCGAGTCCAACTTCATTCTGGGTTACTTATCCCGGAAGTGATCAAGCCCGGCGAAATTCCCTCGACGAACAGGACACTCCTCGTCGTACCGAGCAGGGTATTGATGACTATACCGTAGATACTGACGCATTTATCCCTGGTAAGGATTCGAGGGGAATTAAAATGCAAATGCATCAAGGATACCAAAGTCTTCCGCCTGGTACCATCGAATCTATTCAAGCTGGAGGCGGATCTGTACCAGGACACGAAGGTGGCGGAGTGAAATTTCTG AACGGACAGAGTGGTGGGCAGGTTTACCAAAATTACCCCGCAAAGTGGCAAGATTGGTCGAATAATATGGAAAAGGAATACCAAAAcaatcgtcatcatcatcattttcatcgCTGA
- the LOC124410665 gene encoding uncharacterized protein LOC124410665 isoform X1, with the protein MIGNQLRSAVALFTILTIVAGKPPPPPGAPWAKFVTKPAFVRSLGPPSVPGVGTMSIPFIPKPSLFPKFVDPRIMIAKKTDMLSNMFGGLGPTMGPFPGFGLGPYAGYGLGPYGTGPTGMYGPEDMNMKGNTDLDSTSDGTIENDLPILYASGFGEGGEFSPNMKYPESLNGLPTGELSNIKRGLFGPMGPKSPFLGPFGPVSAQPAPSGDATAYTDASSSFMKRGFPGPNSVKNGEPSSSATEPPPPYSSMHVIPEEISETDEKEDTKESPLNKIFSGGKDSKTSKDLTKRMVADGSVPKEYLPGMYGPMSPFFGPPGAAFGPGAFMSKKSMFLDTLFKNLATSTVSPVTDVPVTKSTIVPPGFWFPETVVPDPASYDAKVATFLDKLFDSLNLNASTATGDSPYETSMSPGFPGAKTRSLPYGYSAAGSPQYTRSLASTDHEAVMTAKDQIVSSIIGELSVLKDDMVATFNDLIAYQKNASTSLPGSKPFKAFAPPFWPGPTAVTDIGTLPYKRRMIILEQVFDMLTELQMNITATVNEAMKSSYEEPEPATTPKPEDGSLSLAVLDAIQAKLNELDTISSTKLTPKGYSSKFSRALPASPTSFWVTYPGSDQARRNSLDEQDTPRRTEQGIDDYTVDTDAFIPGKDSRGIKMQMHQGYQSLPPGTIESIQAGGGSVPGHEGGGVKFLIKMPAKDTTMNGQSGGQVYQNYPAKWQDWSNNMEKEYQNNRHHHHFHR; encoded by the exons ATGATCGGGAACCAACTACGATCGGCTGTTGCTTTATTCACAATCCTCACCATAGTCGCGGGTAAACCACCCCCGCCACCTGGAGCACCATGGGCCAAGTTTGTTACCAAGCCCG cTTTTGTCCGATCTTTGGGACCTCCCTCGGTGCCAGGGGTTGGAACCATGTCGATCCCGTTCATCCCGAAACCGTCGCTATTTCCAAAATTCGTAGATCCGCGTATAATGATCGCAAAAAAAACAGACATGTTGAGTAACATGTTCGGAGGATTGGGACCGACTATgggaccgtttccggggttcGGTTTAGGCCCTTATGCGGGGTACGGTTTGGGCCCGTACGGTACAGGCCCCACCGGTATGTACGGACCTGAAGACATGAACATGAAGGGAAATACAGACCTGGATTCTACATCGGACGGAACGATAGAGAACGATTTGCCAATTTTGTACGCGTCCGGTTTTGGCGAAGGTGGAGAATTCAGCCCGAATATGAAATATCCCGAAAGTCTTAACGGATTACCAACCGGAGAATTGAGCAACATAAAACGCGGGCTGTTCGGACCCATGGGCCCCAAGTCACCATTTCTTGGACCTTTTGGCCCAGTTTCCGCACAGCCTGCTCCTTCAGGCGATGCCACAGCTTATACAGACGCTAGCTCATCATTCATGAAACGAGGATTTCCGGGTCCAAATTCAGTCAAAAACGGGGAACCCTCGAGCAGCGCAACAGAGCCACCACCCCCATATTCGAGCATGCACGTAATACCAGAAGAAATTTCCGAAAcggatgaaaaagaagatacCAAGGAATCTCCCTTGAACAAAATCTTCTCCGGCGGAAAGGACTCAAAAACGTCGAAAGATCTCACCAAGCGGATGGTTGCTGACGGTTCAGTCCCGAAGGAGTATCTACCAGGGATGTACGGACCCATGAGTCCGTTTTTCGGGCCACCGGGTGCCGCCTTCGGCCCGGGCGCGTTCATGAGCAAAAAATCCATGTTCCTAGACACCCTCTTCAAGAATTTGGCAACCAGTACAGTGTCACCGGTGACGGACGTCCCGGTGACAAAAAGCACGATAGTTCCGCCAGGATTTTGGTTTCCAGAAACTGTGGTCCCCGATCCCGCTTCGTACGACGCGAAGGTAGCTACTTTCCTGGATAAACTGTTTGACTCCCTGAATCTGAACGCTTCTACAGCAACCGGTGATTCCCCTTACGAAACATCGATGTCACCGGGATTCCCAGGCGCGAAAACACGATCTTTACCTTACGGTTACTCAGCGGCCGGCTCTCCCCAGTACACTCGTTCCTTGGCTTCTACAGACCACGAAGCAGTGATGACGGCGAAAGACCAAATCGTCAGTTCCATCATCGGAGAGCTGAGCGTGCTGAAGGACGACATGGTCGCGACGTTCAACGATTTGATAGCATACCAGAAAAATGCTTCGACATCGCTTCCCGGTTCCAAACCGTTCAAAGCGTTTGCTCCACCGTTTTGGCCCGGTCCAACAGCAGTCACAGATATCGGAACCCTGCCTTATAAGCGGAGAATGATAATCCTGGAACAGGTTTTCGACATGCTGACGGAGCTACAAATGAACATTACAGCGACTGTTAACGAAGCGATGAAATCCAGCTACGAAGAACCGGAACCCGCGACGACGCCTAAGCCGGAGGATGGAAGTTTGAGCTTGGCCGTTCTGGACGCAATTCAAGCGAAGTTAAATGAATTGGATACAATTTCGTCGACCAAACTAACGCCGAAAGgatattcttcaaaattttccagagCTCTACCCGCGAGTCCAACTTCATTCTGGGTTACTTATCCCGGAAGTGATCAAGCCCGGCGAAATTCCCTCGACGAACAGGACACTCCTCGTCGTACCGAGCAGGGTATTGATGACTATACCGTAGATACTGACGCATTTATCCCTGGTAAGGATTCGAGGGGAATTAAAATGCAAATGCATCAAGGATACCAAAGTCTTCCGCCTGGTACCATCGAATCTATTCAAGCTGGAGGCGGATCTGTACCAGGACACGAAGGTGGCGGAGTGAAATTTCTG atcAAAATGCCGGCTAAAGATACGACGATG AACGGACAGAGTGGTGGGCAGGTTTACCAAAATTACCCCGCAAAGTGGCAAGATTGGTCGAATAATATGGAAAAGGAATACCAAAAcaatcgtcatcatcatcattttcatcgCTGA